GAAATAGCCCAGGATGCCCACCACCAGGAGGATGTTCAGGGTGACGGTGATGAAGGACCCCACGTAGCGCAGCACGGTGGGGTCGACCTTCTGTCGCTCCAGGGAGCGCTGGACCAGGCCGACCGCGAAGCCGATGAGCCAGCGGCCGATCACCCAGAAGGCGATGGCCGCGAGGATCTTGACGCCGAAGGTGGTGGCGTACTGCATGACGGTGGTCATGAACGCGCTGACCTTCTCGGTACCCACATTGACGATGGTTGTTTCATCCATGGCGAAGCACCCTGCAGGAGAGAAGTGGCTCCGGAAACGCTAGCACTTCGTGGGCAAAACGCGCGCCAGCCGACGGGGCGCCGCAGGATTCAGACGGCGAGCTCCCAGAGCGGCATCACGGTGACCCGCACCTCGGGATCGTGGCTGCCGCCGCCGAGGATGACGCCGCGCAGGGGCGAGACATCGGAGAAGTCGCGGCCCCAGGCGAGCGTGATGTGCTCCAGGTTGGGCAGGACGTTGTTGGTGGGGTCGAAGTCCACCCAGCCATTGTGCGGGCAGTAGACCGAGACCCAGGCGTGGGAGGCGTCGGCGCCGATCAGTCGGGGCTGGCCCGGCGGCGGCTGGGTCAGCAGGTAGCCGCTGACGTAACGGGCGGCCAGGCCACGGGAGCGCAGGCAGGCGAGCATCAGGTGGGCGAAGTCCTGGCAGACGCCGCGACGGCGCTCCATTACCTCGGTCAGCGGCGTGGCGACCTGGGTGGCCTCGGCATCGAAGGCGAACTCGCTGAAGATCTTCTCCATCAGCGCCGACACGCCCTGCAACAGGGGACGGCCGGCGGGGAAGCAGCCGGCGGCGAAGTCGCTGAACTGCCGCTTGATCCGCACATAGGGCGACTCCACCCGGTAGCGGCAGGCTTCCAGCTCCGCCAGCGCCAGGGGCCGTCCACTGAAGGCGAGGCGCTGCGGAATCGCCTCCCAGGGCGGTGAGTCGGCCAGCTCCAGCGGGCCACGTGGCAGCACCTCCACCTGCAGGCGGGCATTGACCTGCAGTTCGTCATGGGGGCGCTCGAAGGCCAGCCGGGTCAGGGGATTGCCGAACACGTCCAGCAGGTCCCGGCGCAGGGTGGGCTCCGGCTCGATCAGCAGTTGCCGGTCGCTGCAGAGCTGCCAGGGGCAGTCCCGGGGCCAGAGGTGGACCAGTTGCTGGGACAGGGACACCGGCGCCGAATAGCGGTAATGGGTGTCGTGGAACACCTGGTAGCGGGCGCCCTGGGCGGGTATGGGGGCTGGGGCGTGGGCGTGCATCAGGTGGATACCGTTTGCTGGCTGACGTCATCGACGTGGGCAAAATAGCGCAATCCGAGGCGGTCGGAGACCTGCGCGACGGCCTGGGCGATGTCCCGCAGCAACCCGGCCAGTCCGGCAAGCACTTCCTCCAGCCCTTCATTGCCGAACAGCGGGTTCTCCAGGGTGCCCAGGTCGAAGGCCAGCAGCCGGCCGATCAGGCCGCTCAGCAGCACCTCCTGGGGTGCGCCGAATTCCTGGTGCAGGCGCCCCAGGGAACGCTCCAGCGCCTGCAACTGGAAGCGCAGGGCGTGGGGGTTCTGGTCGTGCAGCAGGAGCAGGTCGAGCACCGGAATCAGTTGCGGCGATGCCAGGTAGCGGGACCGGTAGGTGATGGTGCTGTTGCCCAGCTCCAGCAGCCATTCCAGTGCCCCCTGATCCCAGGCGGAACCGTCCTCGAGGAAGCCGGCGATGGCCTCGGCGTAGAACTGCACGCGCTCGATGCGCCGGCCGATCATCAGGAAACGCCAGCCATCGTCACGGGTCATGTCGTCCAGGGCGAATCCGGACAGGGCGGAGAGGGACATCAGCAGCCGATTGAGGAATTCCAGCGCCTCGCCCAGGTCCATGCGCGCCGGGTCCAGGGCCTGGGCCTCGCGGTTCAGCTCCAGCACCGCGTTCCAGTTCTCCCGGGACAGCCGCCCGCGCACCTGGGCCGCCGCCCAGTGCAGGCGCCTGAGGTTGGCGCTGACGCCGCTGAGCCAGCCGTCGTCCAGCAGGGCCGCCAGCAGGCGCGCTTCCAGGGGCTCTTCGCCGGCGGGCAGCAGGCCGATGGCGCTGGCCAGGCGCAGGGCCGATTGCAGCGCCCGTTCGTCGCCATCGGCGTCCACATAGCGCGACAGCACGACCCGGAGCAGCCGCGCGCCATCGTCGCAACGCTCGCTGTAGCGGCCGAACCAGAAGAGATTCTCCACCACCCGCGAGGGCAGGTAGGGGTCCTGGCGAATCAGGTCGCGCACTCCCAGGGTGCGCGGCCGCAGGGGCTCGCCCACCACCGGCAGGTCGGCCAGCACCCAGGTGTCCTTGCTCGCCCCGCCCCGCTGCATGGAGACCACTTCGGCGTCCGCCGCCGAGGCCACGCGGGTCAGGCCGCCGGGCATGACCCAGTAGTTGCCGTCACGCCCCGCGACGGCGAAGACGCGCATGCCGATGGCCCGGGACTGCAGCTCGCCGCCCCGGTCGTCCCCCTGCCAGACCGGCGCCTGGGACAGCTGCGCCATGCGCTGCGCCACGTAGGCGTGGGGATGGGCCTGGAGGCGCCGGCGCAGGGCGTCCAGGGCGCCGTCCTCGAGGGCGTGGCCGAACAGCGGCTCGAAGCTCTGGGAGGGGAACGCCGGCTTGAACACCAGGCCGGCGAGGCCGTCGAGGGACTTGTCCAGCAGGTCGCCCTGGCCGCACCACCAGGTGGGCAGCGTGGGCAGCAGCAGGTCTTCACCCAGCAGGCGCTGGCTCACCCGCGGCAGCAGCCCCAGCAGCCCGGGGGACTCCAGCACGCCGCTGCCCAGGGCGTTGGCCACCAGCACCCGGCCCTGGCGCACGGCATCCAGCAGCCCGGGCACACCGAGGGCGGAATCGGTGCGCAGTTCCAGGGGATCGCAGAAATCGTCGTCGAGGCGGCGCAGCACCGCATGGACGCGCTTCAGGCCGCCCAGGGTCTTGAGGTAGAGCGTGGCGTCGCGCACCGTCAGGTCGTGGCCTTCCACCAGGGGAAAGCCCAGCTGGCGGGCGAGGTAGAGGTGCTCGAAATAGGTTTCGTTGAAGCGCCCCGGCGTCAGCAGCACCACCAGGGGCGTCTCGCCGTCGCCGGGGGCCTGGCGGATCAGGGTTTCCTGGAGCGTGCGGAAGTAGCCGGCCAGGTACTGCACCCGCAGGTCGCGGTAGAGCTCCGGCAAGGCGCGGGCGACGATCTGGCGGTTCTCCAGGGCGTAGCCGGCGCCGGAGGGCGCCTGGGTCCGGTCCGCCAGCACGTGCCAGCGCCCGTCGGCGTCGCGGGCCAGGTCCACCGCGTAGCTGTGGAGGAAGATGCCGCCGGGTTGCGCCACGCCCTGGCACGGCCAGAGGAAGTTCGGGTGGCCGTAGACCAGCTCGCTGGGCAGCAACCCTTCTGCCAGCAGGGCCTGCGGGCCGTAGAGGTCCGCCAGCACCGCATTGAGCAGGCGCGCCCGCTGGGCGACGCCGGCGGCGATGGGCTGCCACTCCTCGGCCGACAGCAGGTTGGGCAGCAGGTCCAGCTCCCAGGGACGGTCGGTGCCCTTGGGGTCGGCATAGACGTTGTAGGTGACGCCGTTCTCCTGGATCTGCCGCGCCAGCAGCTCCTGGCGCTGGCGCATCTGCGCCGGCGTGCTGCGTTCCAGCTGCCGGAACAGCCGCCGCCAGTGCGGACGTACCTGGCCCGAAGCGTCCAGCAGTTCGTGGTAGGCCGTGGCGGTGAGCGGGTAGTGGGCTAGCAGGTCGGACATCAGGAAGCTCGGCAGTGGGGCGGCAGGGAAAACTGTAGCGGACGACGGGGCGCCCGGTCGCCACGGGGCCGACCGGGCGTACCCTCGCCCGACTAGACGCGGCGCAGGTCGAGGGTCATCGGCAGTTCGTCGCTCACCACCGGTGCGGCCACCTGGAGCCTGCCCGGGGTGTGGCCGTGGCGGAAGAACCGCGCCAGGCGCCGGCTCTCCGCTTCATAGGCGTTCACCGGGAAGCTATCGTAGCTGCGGCCACCGGGGTGCGCCACATGGTACTGGCAGCCCCCCAGGGAACGCTGCATCCAGGTGTCCACCAGGTCGAACACCAGCGGCGCCTGGACGCCGATGGTGGGCTGCAGGCAGGAGGCCGGTTGCCAGGCGCGGTAGCGCACCCCGGCGACGAATTCGCCGACCCGGCCGGTGGGCCGCAGGGGCACCGGCTCGCCGTTGCAGGTGAGCACGTAGCGGTCCGGCGCCACGCCATTGACCTTGACCTGCACCCGTTCCAGCGAGGAATCCACATAGCGCACGGTGCCGCCGCTGGCGCCCTCCTCGCCCAGCACGTGCCAGGGCTCCAGCGCCTGGCGCAGCTCCAGGTCGATGCCCTTGACCTGGAAGTCGCCGTATTTCGGGAAGCGGAACTCGAAATGCGGCGCGAACCACTCGCTGCGCAGCGGGTAGCCGGCGGCGTTGAACTCGTGGACCACGTCGTCGAAATCCTGGCGGACGAAGTGCGGCAGGAGGAAGCGGTCGTGCAGCTCGGTGCCCCAGCGCACCAGCTTCGGCGGCTGGTAGGGCTCGCTCCAGAAGCGCGCCACCAGGCCCCGCAGGAGCAGTTGCTGGGCCAGGCTCATGCGCGCGTGGGGCGGCATCTCGAAGGCGCGCAGCTCCAGCAGGCCGAGGCGACCGCTGCCGCTGTCGGGCGAGTAGAGCTTGTCGATGCAGAACTCGGCGCGGTGGGTGTTGCCGGTGACGTCCACCAGCAGGTTGCGAAACAGCCGGTCCACCAGCCAGGGCGGGCAGTCGGCGCCGGGTTCGGGCATCTGGGCGAAGGCGACCTCCAGCTCGTAGAGGGCGTCGTTGCGCGCCTCGTCCACACGCGGAGCCTGGGAGGTGGGGCCGATGAACAGGCCGGAGAAGAGGTAGGACAGCGAGGGGTGGTTGTGCCAGTAGCTCACCAGGCTGCGCAGCAGGTCGGGACGGCGCAGGAAGGGCGAGTCCGCCGGGGTGGCGCCGCCGAGGACGAAGTGGTTGCCGCCGCCGGTGCCCACGTGGCGGCCATCCACCATGAACTTCTCGCTGGACAGGCGGCATTGCCGCGCCGCCTCGTAGAGGAACTCGGTGCGCTCCACCAGCTCCTCCCAGTTGGCCGCGGGGTGGATGTTCACCTCGATCACGCCCGGATCGGGCGTGACGCGGAACTGGTTCAGGCGCGGGTCGCCCGGAGGCTCGTAGCCTTCCAGCAGCACCGGGCAGGCCAGCTCGGCGGCGGTGGCCTCGATGGCGGACACCAGTTCCAGGTAGGCCTCCAGCTCCGACAGGGGAGGCATGAAGAGGTACAGGCGGCCATCCCGGGGCTCGGCGCAGAGCGCGGTGCGGGTGATCCCGGCGGCGGACTCGAAACGGCCCGGCGCGCGGTCCTCGTTCCGGGGGCTACGGGCGCCGTCCTGCAATTGCCGGCGAATCTGCGCGGCTTGGCGCAG
This genomic window from Pseudomonas furukawaii contains:
- a CDS encoding transglutaminase family protein translates to MHAHAPAPIPAQGARYQVFHDTHYRYSAPVSLSQQLVHLWPRDCPWQLCSDRQLLIEPEPTLRRDLLDVFGNPLTRLAFERPHDELQVNARLQVEVLPRGPLELADSPPWEAIPQRLAFSGRPLALAELEACRYRVESPYVRIKRQFSDFAAGCFPAGRPLLQGVSALMEKIFSEFAFDAEATQVATPLTEVMERRRGVCQDFAHLMLACLRSRGLAARYVSGYLLTQPPPGQPRLIGADASHAWVSVYCPHNGWVDFDPTNNVLPNLEHITLAWGRDFSDVSPLRGVILGGGSHDPEVRVTVMPLWELAV
- a CDS encoding circularly permuted type 2 ATP-grasp protein; protein product: MSDLLAHYPLTATAYHELLDASGQVRPHWRRLFRQLERSTPAQMRQRQELLARQIQENGVTYNVYADPKGTDRPWELDLLPNLLSAEEWQPIAAGVAQRARLLNAVLADLYGPQALLAEGLLPSELVYGHPNFLWPCQGVAQPGGIFLHSYAVDLARDADGRWHVLADRTQAPSGAGYALENRQIVARALPELYRDLRVQYLAGYFRTLQETLIRQAPGDGETPLVVLLTPGRFNETYFEHLYLARQLGFPLVEGHDLTVRDATLYLKTLGGLKRVHAVLRRLDDDFCDPLELRTDSALGVPGLLDAVRQGRVLVANALGSGVLESPGLLGLLPRVSQRLLGEDLLLPTLPTWWCGQGDLLDKSLDGLAGLVFKPAFPSQSFEPLFGHALEDGALDALRRRLQAHPHAYVAQRMAQLSQAPVWQGDDRGGELQSRAIGMRVFAVAGRDGNYWVMPGGLTRVASAADAEVVSMQRGGASKDTWVLADLPVVGEPLRPRTLGVRDLIRQDPYLPSRVVENLFWFGRYSERCDDGARLLRVVLSRYVDADGDERALQSALRLASAIGLLPAGEEPLEARLLAALLDDGWLSGVSANLRRLHWAAAQVRGRLSRENWNAVLELNREAQALDPARMDLGEALEFLNRLLMSLSALSGFALDDMTRDDGWRFLMIGRRIERVQFYAEAIAGFLEDGSAWDQGALEWLLELGNSTITYRSRYLASPQLIPVLDLLLLHDQNPHALRFQLQALERSLGRLHQEFGAPQEVLLSGLIGRLLAFDLGTLENPLFGNEGLEEVLAGLAGLLRDIAQAVAQVSDRLGLRYFAHVDDVSQQTVST